One Nitrospira sp. DNA segment encodes these proteins:
- the rpsM gene encoding 30S ribosomal protein S13, with product MARIAGIDLPRNKRTDIGLTYIYGIGRMSAQKILNEAGIDGAVRVKDLSEDRIVKLREIIERDYRVEGDLRKEVSLNIKRLVDTGTYRGLRHRKSLPVRGQRTKTNARTRKGRRAGVSSKPRPTVTKGASST from the coding sequence ATGGCACGTATTGCCGGCATCGATTTGCCACGGAATAAGCGGACGGATATCGGGTTGACCTACATCTATGGAATCGGACGCATGTCGGCTCAGAAGATTCTCAATGAAGCGGGAATCGATGGAGCGGTCCGGGTCAAAGACCTGAGCGAAGATAGGATCGTCAAGTTGCGTGAAATCATCGAACGTGATTACAGGGTCGAAGGAGACCTACGCAAAGAGGTGTCGTTGAATATCAAGCGGTTGGTTGATACGGGGACCTATCGAGGGTTGCGTCATCGCAAAAGCCTGCCGGTCCGCGGACAACGAACCAAAACCAATGCTCGGACACGTAAAGGACGGCGCGCAGGCGTCAGTAGCAAGCCGAGACCCACGGTGACCAAAGGGGCCTCGAGCACCTAG
- the rpmJ gene encoding 50S ribosomal protein L36 has translation MKVKSSVKPICAKCKVVRRRGVVRILCKNPRHKQRQG, from the coding sequence ATGAAGGTCAAATCATCAGTGAAGCCCATATGTGCCAAATGCAAGGTTGTCCGTCGTCGGGGGGTCGTGCGGATTTTATGCAAAAACCCACGCCATAAGCAGCGACAAGGATGA
- the rpsD gene encoding 30S ribosomal protein S4, with product MAKYRGPVCRLCRREGEKLFLKGTRCMTEKCAVERRSYPPGQHGQGRQRTSDYSLQLREKQKLRRIYGLQERQFRGVFERAERQTGVTGDALLRLLECRVDNVAYRLGFGASRKQARQMVSHGHFTINGKKITVAGALVKPGDVIEIRERSRDLAAIQAALDSVDSRGIPEWLELDKGAFKGTVRALPAKEQIALPVNEQMVVELYSR from the coding sequence GTGGCAAAGTATCGTGGTCCAGTCTGTCGGTTGTGTCGACGAGAAGGGGAGAAGCTGTTTCTCAAAGGCACGCGTTGTATGACGGAAAAGTGCGCGGTCGAGCGCCGGAGTTATCCGCCTGGCCAACATGGGCAGGGGCGACAGCGCACTTCTGACTATAGTCTGCAGCTGCGCGAAAAGCAGAAGCTGCGTCGGATCTACGGCCTTCAGGAACGCCAATTTCGCGGCGTCTTCGAACGTGCAGAACGACAGACCGGCGTTACGGGCGACGCCTTGTTGCGTTTGCTCGAATGTCGCGTGGACAATGTGGCCTATCGATTAGGATTCGGTGCATCGCGCAAGCAAGCTCGCCAGATGGTGAGTCATGGTCATTTCACCATCAATGGTAAGAAGATTACGGTGGCTGGGGCGCTGGTGAAACCGGGAGATGTGATCGAAATTCGTGAACGGAGTCGCGACTTGGCCGCAATCCAGGCGGCATTGGACTCGGTTGACAGTCGAGGCATTCCTGAGTGGCTTGAGCTTGACAAAGGCGCGTTCAAGGGCACTGTTCGCGCGTTGCCGGCCAAGGAGCAAATCGCGTTGCCGGTCAACGAACAGATGGTCGTGGAATTATACTCACGATAG
- a CDS encoding DNA-directed RNA polymerase subunit alpha — protein MIKAMKDFQIPMRVEVDKDAHSPTFGRFTTEAFERGFGTTIGNALRRILLSSLTGAAVTTVKIEGVVHEFSTISGVAEDVTAIILNIKSLRLALHTGKPKTIRLKKKGPGEAKGSDILHDGDVTILTPDLHMATLDKDATLDIEMTVKHGRGYVPAERNKEEGLPIGVIAIDSIFSPIRRVNFHVENARVGRMTDYDKLTMEIWTDGTISPRDALSTGAGILREHLDIFINPEERSDGKSEAGYEESQREVNKNLTRSVNELELSVRAANCLKNANIKTIADLVQKSEGEMLRTKNFGKKSLNEIKEILSEMGLSLGTKIEVGTPHNGSPKAE, from the coding sequence ATGATCAAAGCGATGAAAGACTTTCAGATCCCCATGCGGGTGGAAGTCGACAAGGATGCACATTCTCCCACATTTGGACGATTCACCACGGAAGCGTTTGAACGGGGGTTTGGCACCACAATCGGTAATGCCCTCCGTCGCATATTGTTGTCGTCGCTCACAGGGGCAGCGGTGACCACTGTGAAGATTGAAGGGGTCGTGCACGAGTTTTCGACGATTTCTGGTGTGGCGGAAGATGTCACAGCAATCATTCTGAATATCAAGAGCTTGCGTTTGGCGCTCCACACGGGGAAACCGAAAACGATACGGTTAAAAAAGAAGGGGCCTGGAGAAGCAAAAGGGTCGGACATTCTTCACGATGGCGACGTGACGATTCTGACGCCTGATTTGCATATGGCCACTCTCGACAAGGATGCGACCCTGGACATCGAGATGACGGTGAAACATGGTCGTGGTTACGTGCCAGCCGAGCGTAACAAAGAAGAGGGATTGCCGATCGGGGTGATCGCCATCGATTCCATTTTCTCTCCGATCAGGAGGGTCAATTTCCATGTTGAGAATGCGAGGGTCGGCCGTATGACCGACTATGACAAACTGACGATGGAGATCTGGACCGACGGCACTATCAGCCCTCGCGATGCCCTCTCTACTGGGGCCGGGATATTGCGTGAACATCTGGATATTTTTATCAATCCGGAGGAGCGCAGCGATGGGAAGAGCGAAGCGGGCTACGAGGAATCTCAGCGGGAAGTGAACAAGAATCTCACTCGAAGCGTGAACGAGTTGGAGTTGTCCGTTCGTGCGGCCAATTGTCTGAAGAATGCGAATATCAAGACAATCGCCGACCTTGTGCAAAAGTCGGAAGGTGAGATGCTCAGGACAAAAAACTTCGGGAAAAAATCCCTCAACGAAATTAAAGAAATTCTGTCGGAAATGGGACTTTCGTTAGGAACAAAGATAGAGGTCGGGACTCCACACAATGGAAGCCCAAAAGCTGAATGA
- a CDS encoding adenylate kinase, with protein MRLVFLGAPGVGKGTQADKAAVQYRIRKISTGDLLREAVRNRTPLGLEAKEHMDQGRLVPDSVVIGLVREKLADSSHANGFILDGFPRTVHQAEALAKVLAERGLQLDRVIHFRVSREEIVKRLSGRRSCPKCQATYHVEFAPSKSGNFCERCGAALVQRSDDQPEAIEMRLRVYEEQTAPLITFYEDKQVLSHLNGAEPVETVYHNLVRELTAYQTA; from the coding sequence ATGCGGCTTGTGTTTCTCGGTGCTCCGGGTGTTGGGAAAGGTACGCAGGCTGATAAGGCTGCCGTTCAGTATCGCATTCGTAAGATTTCAACCGGTGATTTACTTCGGGAGGCGGTTCGGAATAGGACGCCCCTTGGCCTTGAAGCCAAAGAGCATATGGATCAGGGAAGGTTGGTTCCAGATTCAGTCGTCATAGGACTGGTACGGGAGAAACTTGCTGATTCATCACATGCCAATGGGTTTATTCTCGATGGATTTCCAAGGACGGTTCATCAGGCTGAAGCGCTCGCGAAGGTGCTTGCTGAACGAGGCCTTCAGCTGGATCGAGTGATTCATTTCAGGGTTTCACGAGAAGAAATTGTCAAGCGGTTGAGCGGGCGCCGGAGCTGTCCCAAGTGCCAGGCGACCTATCATGTGGAGTTCGCGCCATCCAAGAGTGGCAATTTCTGTGAACGTTGTGGAGCAGCGTTGGTTCAGCGAAGCGATGATCAGCCGGAAGCGATCGAGATGCGTCTTCGTGTATATGAAGAGCAGACAGCGCCCTTGATCACCTTTTATGAGGACAAGCAAGTTTTGTCGCATCTCAATGGCGCCGAACCGGTTGAGACGGTCTATCACAATCTCGTGAGAGAGCTGACGGCATACCAGACGGCATGA
- the map gene encoding type I methionyl aminopeptidase produces the protein MIILKTPSEITVMAEASRVVAEALAIVRKAVCPGISTDELDCIAEEAIRARGAVPAFKGYRNYPKTLCASVNEQVVHGIPSKRKLKEGDIIGLDLGAIVGGFYGDSAVTVAVGRIPEATEKLVRVTEEALYLGIKQAVVGNRLTDISNAVQQHVEYAGYSVVTEFVGHGIGRQLHEEPQVPNYGKPSQGPRLQPGMVLAIEPMVNMGRSAVRVLGDRWTAVTVDGSLSAHFEHTIAVQASGAPRILSQLETT, from the coding sequence ATGATCATTCTGAAAACGCCCTCCGAGATTACGGTGATGGCCGAGGCGTCAAGAGTGGTAGCTGAAGCGCTCGCGATTGTGAGGAAAGCAGTCTGTCCAGGTATCAGCACGGATGAGTTGGACTGTATTGCCGAGGAAGCGATACGGGCCAGGGGGGCAGTTCCAGCGTTCAAAGGCTACCGGAACTATCCCAAGACCCTTTGTGCATCCGTGAACGAACAGGTCGTTCACGGTATCCCTTCGAAGCGAAAGCTAAAGGAGGGGGATATCATCGGATTGGATCTCGGTGCTATTGTGGGTGGGTTCTATGGGGATTCTGCCGTGACGGTAGCGGTTGGGCGGATTCCAGAAGCGACAGAAAAACTGGTTCGAGTGACGGAAGAGGCACTTTATCTTGGGATCAAGCAGGCTGTGGTCGGCAACCGTTTGACAGACATTTCGAACGCTGTGCAACAACATGTCGAATACGCTGGCTACTCGGTTGTCACCGAGTTTGTGGGCCATGGGATTGGTCGGCAATTGCATGAGGAGCCTCAAGTTCCCAACTATGGGAAGCCGAGTCAAGGGCCTCGATTGCAACCAGGTATGGTGCTGGCGATCGAACCAATGGTGAACATGGGTCGGAGTGCCGTGCGTGTGCTTGGGGATCGGTGGACAGCAGTCACGGTAGATGGAAGCCTATCTGCTCACTTCGAACATACGATCGCCGTCCAAGCCAGCGGAGCGCCTCGCATTTTGAGCCAATTGGAGACAACCTAG
- the rpsK gene encoding 30S ribosomal protein S11 — translation MSVKKGKKKERRIVQSGVAHVQASFNNTIVTITDMSGNTVVWASAGNQGFKGSRKSTPFAAQRAGETAARKAMESGMRQVDVYVNGPGSGRESAIRSLQGAGLRINLIRDVTPIPHNGCRPPKRRRV, via the coding sequence ATGAGCGTCAAAAAAGGGAAAAAGAAAGAACGTCGGATAGTCCAAAGTGGAGTGGCACATGTTCAGGCCTCATTCAACAATACGATTGTGACTATCACTGACATGAGCGGAAACACGGTGGTGTGGGCAAGCGCAGGCAATCAAGGGTTCAAAGGATCGAGGAAGAGTACCCCCTTTGCTGCTCAGCGAGCCGGGGAGACCGCAGCGCGAAAAGCCATGGAAAGCGGAATGCGGCAAGTCGATGTGTATGTGAATGGACCAGGGTCCGGTCGCGAATCGGCGATCCGTTCACTCCAAGGAGCGGGTTTGCGGATCAATCTGATTCGCGATGTCACGCCGATCCCGCATAATGGTTGTCGACCTCCCAAACGTCGGAGAGTCTAA
- the infA gene encoding translation initiation factor IF-1 produces MAKEDIIEVQGLVAETLPNAMFRVKLDNGHVILAHISGKMRMHFIRILPGDKVTVEMSPYDLTRGRITYRFK; encoded by the coding sequence GTGGCAAAAGAAGACATTATTGAAGTCCAAGGCTTGGTGGCGGAGACGCTTCCCAACGCCATGTTTCGGGTCAAGCTGGATAACGGCCATGTCATACTGGCTCACATCTCTGGGAAAATGCGGATGCATTTTATCCGTATCCTGCCCGGCGACAAGGTCACGGTGGAAATGTCACCATACGATTTGACCAGGGGCCGCATCACCTATCGCTTCAAGTAA